CGAAGCGCATCAACTGGCGCAGGTAATGGCGAAAGAAGCCGACCGTTTAAACCGCGTGGTGAGTGAGTTGCTGGAACTGGTTAAGCCAACGCATCTGGCTTTGCAGGCGGTGGATCTCAACACTCTGATTAACCACTCATTGCAGCTGGTAAGCCAGGATGCAAATAGCCGGGAGATCCAGTTACGCTTTACCGCCAGCGACACGTTGCCGGAAATCCAGGCCGATCCGGACAGGCTGACTCAGGTTCTGTTGAATCTCTATCTCAATGCCATTCAGGCGATTGGTCAGCATGGCGTGATTAGCGTGACGGCCAGCGAAAGCGGCGCAGGCGTGAAAATTAGCGTTACTGATAGCGGTAAGGGAATTGCGGCGAATCAGCTTGAAGCCATCTTCACCCCGTACTTCACCACTAAAGCCGAAGGCACCGGGCTGGGGCTGGCGGTCGTGCATAATATTGTTGAACAACACGGTGGTACAATTCAGGTCGCAAGCCAGGAGGGGAAAGGTGCAACGTTCACTCTCTGGCTTCCGGTCAATATTACGCGTAAGGACCCACAAGGATGACGCACGATAATATCGATATTCTGGTGGTGGATGATGACATTAGCCACTGCACTATTTTGCAGGCATTGCTGCGCGGCTGGGGCTATAACGTCGCGCTGGCGAACAGCGGGCGACAGGCGTTGGAGCAGGTGCGGGAACAGGTTTTTGATCTAGTGCTTTGCGATGTGCGAATGGCAGAGATGGATGGCATCGCCACGCTGAAAGAGATCAAAGCGTTAAATCCGGCGATTCCGGTACTGATTATGACCGCTTACTCCAGCGTCGAGACGGCGGTAGAAGCACTGAAAACCGGGGCGCTGGATTATCTCATCAAGCCGCTGGATTTCGATAACCTGCAGGCGACGCTGGAAAAGGCGCTCGCGCATACGCACAGTGTCGATGCTGAAATACCTGCGGTGTCCGCCAGCCAGTTCGGGATGGTTGGTAAAAGCCCGGCGATGCAACACCTGCTCGGTGAAATCGCCCTTGTCGCGCCATCGGAAGCCACGGTGCTGATCCACGGCGATTCCGGTACCGGTAAAGAGCTGGTCGCCAGGGCGATTCACGCCAGTAGCGCACGTAGCGAAAAACCGCTGGTGACGCTCAACTGTGCGGCGCTCAACGAATCCTTACTGGAATCTGAATTGTTCGGTCACGAAAAAGGGGCATTTACCGGCGCCGACAAACGGCGTGAAGGGCGCTTTGTTGAGGCGGACGGCGGCACGCTGTTTCTCGATGAAATTGGCGATATCTCACCGATGATGCAGGTTCGTCTGCTGCGTGCGATTCAGGAGCGCGAAGTGCAACGTGTCGGCAGCAACCAGACTATCTCGGTTGATGTCAGACTGATTGCGGCGACCCATCGCGATCTTGCCGCTGAGGTAAAGGCCGGGCGTTTTCGCCAGGATCTCTACTATCGTCTGAACGTGGTGGCGATTGAAGTACCGTCGCTGCGTCAGCGGCGGGAAGATATTCCTCTGCTGGCTAACCATTTTCTTCAGCGGTTTGCCGAGCGTAATCGCAAGGCGGTAAAAGGTTTTACAC
The DNA window shown above is from Escherichia sp. E4742 and carries:
- the zraR gene encoding sigma-54-dependent response regulator transcription factor ZraR; protein product: MTHDNIDILVVDDDISHCTILQALLRGWGYNVALANSGRQALEQVREQVFDLVLCDVRMAEMDGIATLKEIKALNPAIPVLIMTAYSSVETAVEALKTGALDYLIKPLDFDNLQATLEKALAHTHSVDAEIPAVSASQFGMVGKSPAMQHLLGEIALVAPSEATVLIHGDSGTGKELVARAIHASSARSEKPLVTLNCAALNESLLESELFGHEKGAFTGADKRREGRFVEADGGTLFLDEIGDISPMMQVRLLRAIQEREVQRVGSNQTISVDVRLIAATHRDLAAEVKAGRFRQDLYYRLNVVAIEVPSLRQRREDIPLLANHFLQRFAERNRKAVKGFTPQAMDLLIHYDWPGNIRELENAVERAVVLLTGEYISERELPLAIAGTPIPLAQSQDIQPLVEVEKEVILAALEKTGGNKTEAARQLGITRKTLLAKLSR